The segment AATACAGATGCGGGTACATTGCCTCTATGTCATTGGCATCCAAAGCTGCTCTTTGGGTCTTCTCGACCAAGTTGATCATCGGTGCACAAGAGAACTCGATCAAGCGCAATTGACCAGATTGGAAACCACTTGCAGGCAACAGCGACATCCTAAATTGCAAAAATTGCTCCTGATCCATCCCGTCGATCATCACATCAAAAGAATCCACCAGATGTAGCAAGTAGCGATTGATCCGCTTGAGTCGGATGGCAAACCACTTTTCGTCTGGCGTCTCCGTGTTCGCAATCTGCTCGATCTCGTTGAGGATCAACTGGAAATATAGCTCTGTAATCTGGTGATAGATGATGAAGATTTTCTCATCTGGAAAGTGCGTCTTAGGATTCTGAAGACTAAGTAGCGTATCGAGATGGATGTAATCCCAATAGGTTAAATAATCCGCATGTAGCAGCCCATCCAAATAGGAAGACAAATCCTGCCCCATGGCGTCATATTTTTCCTCCAGCTTCTTGACTTGTGCTAAGATTTTAGGATCTATATGTTCTGCACTCATTTTGGGTGATTATTTGATGTTGTAGCTGTAAATTTGATAAGAATACATGGAAACCATGAGATAATTACACAAATTAGTCCTGTGCCGCGACAAGCGGTACGATGGGACTGACTCATGATTATTCAAATCCCCAAGACAAAGTCCACATCGACAAAACAGCATAGCCATGAAA is part of the Reichenbachiella agarivorans genome and harbors:
- a CDS encoding tryptophan 2,3-dioxygenase family protein, with translation MSAEHIDPKILAQVKKLEEKYDAMGQDLSSYLDGLLHADYLTYWDYIHLDTLLSLQNPKTHFPDEKIFIIYHQITELYFQLILNEIEQIANTETPDEKWFAIRLKRINRYLLHLVDSFDVMIDGMDQEQFLQFRMSLLPASGFQSGQLRLIEFSCAPMINLVEKTQRAALDANDIEAMYPHLYWKKGATELATGKKTLTLRQFEEKYAEQFVKHATNYQFKNIWAKYKSDYEGCATAQAIQNLLKQLDLLANVNWRLAHYKSAVRYLQKDPDIIAATGGTNWQQYLPPRFQKVIFYPELWSEDELENWGRSWVEETVFKS